From a region of the Thermococcus sp. 21S7 genome:
- a CDS encoding polysaccharide deacetylase family protein translates to MLVSITFDVEHDCPPYLTTTRGMEDGLPKLLDLMAEKKVRATFFFTAEMAKRFPELVKRVVDEGHELGSHNYNHERLDKLTKDGGKRAIVKSLEVLREFGEVVSFRAPNLQFPNYYYDILAKNGVLVDSSKATYKGYREGVRFFGEVLEVPASTTSSVIRLPWRVQKLIHARLKEPRVYFAHPWEFVPMQREKIRWDCRFNTGDKAVELLGRLIDYYKSQNAEFLTMGEYYERYQKLKRE, encoded by the coding sequence ATGCTCGTTTCAATAACGTTTGACGTCGAGCACGACTGTCCACCGTACCTGACGACGACGAGGGGAATGGAAGACGGGCTTCCGAAGCTGCTGGATCTAATGGCCGAAAAGAAGGTGAGGGCGACGTTTTTCTTTACGGCGGAGATGGCGAAGCGCTTTCCGGAGCTTGTTAAACGGGTCGTTGACGAGGGACACGAGCTGGGAAGCCACAACTACAACCACGAGCGGCTGGACAAGCTCACCAAGGACGGGGGCAAAAGGGCCATCGTGAAATCCCTGGAGGTGCTGAGGGAGTTCGGTGAGGTCGTCTCGTTCCGCGCGCCCAACCTTCAGTTTCCTAACTACTATTATGATATACTGGCAAAAAATGGCGTCCTCGTTGACTCATCCAAGGCAACTTATAAAGGTTACAGAGAGGGCGTGAGGTTCTTCGGGGAAGTTCTTGAGGTCCCTGCATCCACCACGAGTTCCGTTATAAGACTGCCCTGGAGGGTGCAGAAGCTCATCCATGCCCGCCTGAAGGAGCCCCGCGTTTACTTCGCCCACCCCTGGGAGTTCGTGCCGATGCAGAGGGAAAAAATCCGGTGGGACTGCAGGTTCAATACTGGAGACAAGGCCGTCGAACTGCTCGGAAGGCTTATTGACTATTACAAGAGCCAGAATGCGGAGTTCCTGACAATGGGCGAGTACTATGAAAGGTACCAAAAGCTTAAACGTGAGTAG
- the amrS gene encoding AmmeMemoRadiSam system radical SAM enzyme has protein sequence MREALYWEPLDGGRVRCRLCPLNCIINEGQRGSCRVRKNINGKLYTLNYGKVSSIAADPVEKKPLFHFWPGSCALSISTVGCNMHCRHCQNWEISQTDESFPYLHDMTPESVVAIAKRYGCESIAYTYNEPVIWYEFVLDTAKLAKEAGIYNLLITNGYINEEPFRELAPYIDAMNIDIKAFDDAFYMKIAGVPSGEPSRRTAEIAKKEFGIHVELTYLIIPTLNDGEDEIRAFARWVVEELGDDTPVHFSRFFPHYKLAHLPPTPVETVEMAYRVAREEGLKFVYIGNVPGHEGETTYCPKCGKPLIVRWGFKITEYSITDDGKCKYCGEPVRVVGTYKKKRYSWIW, from the coding sequence ATGAGAGAGGCCCTTTACTGGGAGCCGCTTGATGGCGGAAGGGTTAGGTGCAGACTGTGCCCTCTCAACTGCATCATAAACGAGGGCCAGCGCGGCTCCTGCAGGGTGAGGAAGAACATCAACGGAAAGCTTTACACGCTCAACTACGGCAAGGTTTCATCCATAGCGGCGGATCCCGTTGAAAAGAAGCCGCTCTTCCACTTCTGGCCCGGCTCCTGCGCGCTCTCGATAAGCACCGTTGGCTGCAACATGCACTGCAGGCACTGCCAGAACTGGGAGATAAGCCAGACCGATGAGAGCTTTCCTTATCTGCACGACATGACTCCCGAGAGTGTGGTCGCGATAGCGAAGCGCTACGGGTGCGAGAGCATAGCCTACACTTACAACGAGCCCGTGATATGGTACGAGTTCGTTCTCGATACGGCCAAGCTCGCTAAGGAGGCCGGTATATACAACCTCCTCATAACCAACGGCTACATCAACGAGGAGCCGTTCAGGGAGCTGGCACCGTACATAGACGCCATGAACATCGACATCAAGGCGTTCGATGACGCCTTCTACATGAAGATAGCCGGCGTTCCAAGCGGGGAGCCGAGCAGGAGGACGGCGGAGATAGCCAAGAAGGAGTTCGGAATCCACGTCGAGCTGACTTATCTCATTATCCCGACGCTCAACGACGGGGAAGATGAAATCCGAGCCTTTGCGCGCTGGGTCGTTGAAGAACTCGGAGACGACACACCGGTTCACTTCTCTCGCTTCTTCCCGCACTACAAGCTGGCCCACCTCCCTCCAACGCCGGTTGAGACCGTCGAAATGGCCTACCGCGTTGCCCGGGAGGAGGGGCTGAAATTCGTCTACATCGGCAACGTGCCCGGGCACGAGGGAGAGACCACGTACTGCCCCAAGTGCGGCAAACCTTTAATAGTGCGCTGGGGATTCAAAATCACCGAGTACAGCATAACCGACGATGGGAAGTGTAAGTACTGCGGCGAACCCGTCCGGGTGGTGGGCACGTACAAGAAAAAGCGATATAGCTGGATATGGTGA
- a CDS encoding S-layer protein, with product MKVKKIAALAVGAAMVGATIGFASAQPTVPSIPKDFFVKDGQPNVKIVVGSQGAALDVSSAADIAVALGSLLYTEEDVSVKDASVVVKTDASYDPDDLPVFNNYYAGDYNFKDKQDIAELKHWWNGAYDDGDPVYNVSLDDSAWSGGVYRNYEDVAKAAIEWKDGNDNNYWKDPNGKVHDLTDVKIHYNLTIGEVKLKELAEGDIKTTDMMDFSDFTLVLDDVVANVTFKLTAWSKTIKDKVLGPTGGKAYTVSDLDLQSSGYDKYGTAIEGVEVGDTIDLFGKEVKILDIDSKYIEYGNDWGAVYVDKDSTKQFGDYTVKVADIDVSKTKALLQITGPGINKIVTLDATGQTSPKSWTSPDDGIRVTLLDTFIGIGGTTSAKIEVQTDISYIQQDKEYMPNWIAKFKVDDGKLIWFALVNEDPLKDKQIKLFNTYVVDYKATIKTKVNEDDDKKYGAMDAWVVIDPIKPKWDYETYSVGDEIGDSGYTIDSINATAVPAKAAIPSKVTKPITVLDTEVMEAGLDSVDSNLILIGGPVVNSVTAALADKLGVPSDYDGWKSEYGTGADSGVVKYVAECGDINGYGVVLVAGTDREGTKAAAEALMEYLAGL from the coding sequence ATGAAAGTGAAAAAGATCGCGGCCCTTGCAGTTGGTGCCGCAATGGTTGGAGCCACTATCGGCTTTGCTAGCGCCCAGCCAACCGTTCCGAGCATACCGAAGGACTTCTTCGTTAAAGATGGACAGCCGAACGTTAAAATCGTCGTTGGAAGCCAGGGTGCTGCTCTCGATGTTTCAAGCGCAGCTGACATAGCCGTTGCTCTTGGAAGCCTTCTCTACACCGAGGAGGATGTCAGCGTTAAGGACGCGAGCGTCGTCGTTAAGACCGATGCCTCCTACGACCCGGACGACCTTCCGGTGTTCAACAACTACTACGCCGGAGACTACAACTTCAAGGACAAGCAGGACATCGCAGAGCTTAAGCACTGGTGGAACGGCGCCTACGATGACGGCGACCCGGTATACAACGTCAGCCTGGACGACTCAGCCTGGAGCGGCGGTGTTTACAGGAACTACGAGGACGTGGCTAAGGCCGCAATCGAGTGGAAGGACGGAAACGACAACAACTACTGGAAGGACCCGAACGGGAAAGTGCACGACCTCACCGACGTTAAGATCCACTACAACCTCACGATAGGCGAGGTAAAGCTCAAGGAGCTGGCCGAGGGAGACATCAAGACCACCGACATGATGGACTTCTCGGACTTCACCCTGGTGCTCGACGACGTGGTCGCCAACGTCACCTTCAAGCTCACTGCATGGAGCAAGACCATTAAGGATAAGGTCCTTGGCCCGACCGGCGGTAAGGCTTACACTGTCTCAGACTTAGACTTGCAATCCAGCGGATACGACAAGTACGGCACCGCAATCGAGGGTGTCGAAGTCGGAGACACCATCGACCTCTTCGGAAAGGAAGTGAAGATACTCGATATCGACTCGAAGTACATCGAGTACGGCAACGACTGGGGCGCCGTTTACGTTGACAAGGACTCCACCAAGCAGTTCGGTGACTACACCGTTAAGGTCGCCGACATAGACGTCAGCAAGACCAAGGCCCTGCTCCAGATAACCGGTCCGGGCATCAACAAGATAGTCACCCTCGACGCCACTGGGCAGACCTCACCGAAGAGCTGGACCTCACCTGATGACGGCATAAGGGTTACCCTGCTCGACACCTTCATCGGTATCGGCGGAACCACCAGCGCCAAGATAGAGGTTCAGACGGACATCAGCTACATCCAGCAGGACAAGGAGTACATGCCGAACTGGATAGCCAAGTTCAAGGTGGACGACGGCAAGCTCATTTGGTTCGCACTTGTCAACGAGGACCCGCTGAAGGACAAGCAGATCAAGCTGTTCAACACCTACGTGGTTGACTACAAGGCCACCATCAAGACCAAGGTCAACGAGGACGACGACAAGAAGTACGGCGCTATGGACGCATGGGTCGTCATCGACCCGATCAAGCCCAAGTGGGACTACGAGACCTACTCCGTCGGCGACGAGATTGGCGACAGTGGATACACCATCGACTCAATAAACGCCACCGCAGTTCCGGCCAAGGCGGCCATTCCGAGCAAGGTCACCAAGCCGATCACAGTCCTCGACACCGAGGTCATGGAGGCCGGACTTGACAGCGTCGACAGCAACCTCATCCTCATCGGCGGTCCGGTCGTCAACAGCGTCACCGCCGCCCTTGCCGACAAGCTCGGTGTTCCGAGCGACTACGACGGCTGGAAGAGCGAGTACGGCACCGGTGCCGACAGCGGCGTCGTCAAGTACGTCGCCGAGTGCGGCGACATCAACGGCTACGGCGTCGTCCTTGTCGCTGGTACCGACAGGGAGGGCACCAAGGCTGCTGCCGAGGCCCTCATGGAGTACCTCGCTGGCCTCTGA
- a CDS encoding thiamine-phosphate kinase encodes MEREIIELFRRHLKLQGDLPLGDDAGAIKFGDEWLVATNDMLVRRTDVPDVMTPEQVGFKAVTMNVSDVAAMGARPVGFLFSLGVPQDIDMDYLEGVAKGIGNALEFYNLPVLSADTNEADDLIIDGIALGRTERLLTRSGARPGDLVCITGDIGRALAGLLVWKHGLDVSKKTKETLYEKLLEPMARVSEGIELSGLANAAIDVSDGLSKELHLLARMSGVRIEVEAQKLPIRDEVRAVAQVMGLNSIEMALASGEEFELVFTIPESLLDECPVRCTVIGRVLKGAGVYITINEKRQEMPVLGWEHLNKGVKGTYRTMFR; translated from the coding sequence GTGGAGAGGGAGATAATCGAGCTCTTCAGAAGGCACCTCAAGCTTCAGGGAGACCTGCCGCTGGGGGACGACGCGGGAGCAATTAAGTTCGGTGACGAATGGCTGGTCGCCACCAACGACATGCTCGTGAGGAGAACTGACGTGCCGGACGTAATGACGCCCGAGCAGGTCGGGTTTAAGGCCGTCACCATGAACGTCAGCGATGTTGCCGCCATGGGAGCGAGACCTGTGGGGTTCCTCTTCTCACTGGGCGTTCCGCAGGATATTGATATGGATTACCTCGAAGGCGTTGCAAAAGGAATCGGGAACGCCCTTGAATTCTACAACCTCCCAGTCCTGAGCGCCGACACCAACGAGGCGGACGATTTGATAATAGACGGAATCGCCCTCGGGAGGACTGAGAGACTTCTGACCCGGAGCGGGGCGAGGCCGGGCGACCTGGTCTGCATTACCGGCGACATCGGCAGGGCCCTGGCGGGGCTCCTAGTGTGGAAGCACGGCCTTGACGTGTCCAAGAAGACGAAAGAGACCCTTTACGAGAAGCTTCTCGAACCGATGGCACGGGTTAGTGAGGGAATCGAACTGAGCGGGCTTGCGAATGCAGCCATCGACGTAAGCGACGGTCTGAGTAAGGAGCTGCACCTCCTGGCCAGGATGAGCGGGGTGAGGATAGAGGTCGAGGCCCAGAAGCTGCCGATTCGGGATGAGGTAAGGGCAGTTGCCCAGGTCATGGGTTTGAATTCGATTGAGATGGCCCTCGCGAGCGGGGAGGAGTTCGAGCTGGTCTTCACCATCCCGGAAAGCCTGCTGGATGAATGCCCCGTGAGGTGCACCGTCATCGGGAGGGTTCTAAAAGGGGCAGGGGTTTACATTACCATCAATGAAAAAAGACAGGAGATGCCCGTTTTGGGCTGGGAACACCTTAACAAGGGTGTAAAAGGAACGTATAGAACGATGTTCCGATAA
- a CDS encoding flippase-like domain-containing protein encodes MLGSLTTSAQQYFSVVVSASLKYLILAFLTYYVSVVLYAVRWKLVLKGVGRDAPLHELIKAILASIFMNNVTPMSRSGGELLRMAWVSKKANIPTGVSAVSIVYERILETIPIFALFLVGMMYFSSGEPLPFIILGTASVILIWFKWDAFVRLSLRVFRTPVTDEEMRKITALRSMHSLNMAAVLLSSTVWLLDVVRLKLIALAFGLNLAWSFIAVISIANLLFGLVAFTPGGVGIIEGGLVGTLTYFGIPMALAVSITLLERFVSYVASSLVGLAVLLTSGGVEIWKALKSQ; translated from the coding sequence ATGCTGGGGAGCCTTACCACGTCAGCGCAGCAGTATTTTTCAGTGGTCGTCAGCGCGTCCCTTAAGTACCTCATCCTAGCCTTTCTCACGTACTACGTGAGCGTCGTTCTCTACGCAGTCCGCTGGAAGCTCGTTTTGAAGGGCGTCGGCAGGGACGCCCCCCTGCACGAACTCATTAAAGCAATCCTCGCTTCGATTTTCATGAACAACGTCACCCCGATGAGCAGGAGCGGCGGGGAACTGCTCAGAATGGCGTGGGTTTCTAAAAAGGCCAACATCCCAACGGGAGTTTCCGCGGTCAGCATAGTCTACGAGCGCATACTGGAGACCATTCCGATATTCGCCCTCTTCCTTGTTGGTATGATGTACTTCTCATCCGGGGAGCCCCTCCCGTTCATAATCCTCGGCACAGCCAGCGTGATTCTGATATGGTTCAAGTGGGACGCCTTCGTGAGGCTCTCGCTCCGCGTCTTCCGAACCCCGGTGACGGATGAAGAGATGCGGAAAATAACCGCACTGCGGAGCATGCACAGCCTCAATATGGCCGCGGTCCTGCTCAGCTCCACCGTCTGGCTCCTCGACGTCGTCAGACTGAAGCTCATAGCCCTCGCCTTTGGTCTCAATCTGGCGTGGAGCTTCATAGCGGTGATTTCAATAGCGAACCTCCTCTTCGGCCTCGTCGCCTTCACCCCTGGAGGTGTGGGCATAATCGAGGGCGGCTTGGTGGGGACACTCACCTATTTCGGAATTCCCATGGCGCTCGCGGTTTCAATAACCCTCCTGGAGCGCTTTGTCTCGTACGTCGCCAGCAGTCTAGTGGGACTAGCGGTTCTCCTGACGTCCGGAGGGGTTGAAATATGGAAAGCCTTAAAATCGCAATAG
- a CDS encoding glycosyltransferase family 4 protein — MESLKIAIASDWFYPKIGGIESHIDELTRNLVLMGHEPYVLTHDYRYMKPYVDRFPYRVVRFPATLYFRKYHSSVGFSQFWKINEFYKEVGFDITHIHSIYSPLAIGVSKISRGIRNVPVVATNHSFYGKPSLDFLIGPLIRHHLKRIDTFVAVSTPVAEDTRNLLGKELDGRPVVVVPNGIDVVKWRPPEPEERERARRDLGVRDEIVVLYLGRMTERKQAHRIPVMMRAALKRSGVPKSKVKLVMIGNGPMRPVLERNLRETGIGEIAELYDFMERGRLLPLYWAADLVLMPGILEAFPVVGLEAMATGNPVIGRNESGLSDMVINGTTGLLAVSEEKMAENLAEVFQNPEKLVAMGVEARKRTEKEFSWEVVLQRLVRVYRCTMDMGEATDRRYLMYRMMRRLG, encoded by the coding sequence ATGGAAAGCCTTAAAATCGCAATAGCAAGCGACTGGTTCTACCCGAAGATAGGGGGAATAGAATCACACATCGATGAACTCACCCGCAACCTCGTTCTCATGGGGCACGAACCCTACGTCCTGACCCACGACTACAGGTATATGAAGCCCTACGTTGACCGCTTTCCATACCGCGTTGTCAGGTTTCCCGCGACGCTCTACTTCCGAAAATACCACTCCAGCGTTGGTTTTTCGCAGTTCTGGAAGATAAACGAGTTTTACAAGGAGGTGGGCTTTGACATAACCCACATCCACAGCATATACTCCCCCCTGGCAATCGGTGTGTCGAAGATATCCCGGGGAATCCGGAACGTCCCCGTGGTCGCCACCAACCACTCGTTCTACGGCAAGCCCTCCCTGGACTTTTTAATCGGCCCCTTAATCAGGCACCACCTCAAGAGGATAGACACCTTCGTGGCCGTCAGCACCCCCGTCGCCGAAGACACCAGGAACCTGCTGGGGAAGGAACTCGACGGCCGCCCGGTCGTCGTGGTTCCCAACGGGATAGACGTGGTGAAATGGCGTCCGCCCGAACCGGAGGAGCGGGAGAGAGCCAGAAGGGATCTCGGGGTGAGGGACGAGATAGTCGTGCTCTACCTCGGAAGGATGACCGAGCGCAAGCAGGCCCACAGGATACCGGTGATGATGAGGGCGGCACTCAAGCGGAGTGGGGTTCCAAAGAGTAAGGTGAAGCTTGTAATGATAGGAAACGGCCCGATGCGCCCGGTGCTTGAGAGAAACCTCCGGGAAACAGGCATCGGGGAGATAGCAGAGCTGTACGACTTCATGGAGAGGGGAAGGCTCCTCCCGCTGTACTGGGCGGCGGACCTGGTTCTCATGCCCGGCATCCTAGAGGCGTTTCCCGTCGTGGGACTTGAGGCAATGGCCACGGGAAACCCCGTAATAGGGCGAAACGAGAGCGGGCTGTCGGACATGGTTATCAATGGAACCACCGGTCTACTGGCCGTGAGTGAAGAGAAAATGGCGGAGAACCTCGCAGAGGTTTTTCAAAACCCTGAAAAGCTGGTGGCTATGGGCGTGGAAGCACGAAAAAGAACCGAAAAGGAGTTTTCCTGGGAGGTCGTGCTTCAGCGGCTGGTGAGGGTGTACCGCTGCACAATGGACATGGGTGAAGCCACCGATAGGAGATACCTGATGTACAGAATGATGAGGAGGCTGGGATGA